One window from the genome of Spiractinospora alimapuensis encodes:
- a CDS encoding ABC transporter ATP-binding protein, whose amino-acid sequence MTTGNRLTVRNLNAYYDQVHILQDVSFEIGAEPVAMVGRNGMGKTTLARTLTGMHPARSGSILFAGTELSGKPPYRITRAGIGYVPQGRRIWPSLSTHEHLAMVGARSDARWNVDAVYDLFPRLAQRRAVGGAQLSGGEQQMLAIGRALLTDPALLILDEPSEGLAPAIIDHLAETLRTLVREGQQVLLIEQNLAFATAIGHDILVMVNGRIEAVLSASELLADEALQNRYLGVA is encoded by the coding sequence ATGACCACGGGGAACCGGCTGACCGTCAGGAACCTCAACGCCTACTACGACCAGGTGCACATCCTGCAGGACGTGAGCTTCGAGATCGGCGCGGAGCCCGTGGCGATGGTCGGACGCAACGGCATGGGCAAGACCACGCTCGCGCGGACCCTGACCGGGATGCACCCGGCGCGGTCCGGTTCGATCCTCTTCGCCGGTACGGAGCTCAGTGGCAAGCCGCCCTACCGAATCACGCGTGCCGGAATCGGCTACGTCCCTCAGGGGCGACGGATCTGGCCGTCGCTCAGCACCCACGAACACCTCGCGATGGTGGGGGCCCGGTCGGACGCGCGCTGGAACGTGGACGCCGTCTACGACCTGTTTCCCCGACTGGCGCAGCGCCGCGCCGTCGGCGGCGCACAGCTCTCCGGCGGAGAACAACAGATGCTGGCCATCGGGCGTGCCCTGCTCACCGACCCGGCGCTGCTCATCCTCGACGAACCGTCCGAAGGGCTCGCCCCCGCCATCATCGACCACCTGGCCGAGACTCTGCGAACCCTCGTGCGGGAGGGGCAACAGGTCCTGCTGATCGAACAGAATCTCGCGTTCGCCACCGCCATCGGCCACGACATCCTGGTCATGGTGAACGGTCGCATCGAGGCCGTCCTCTCCGCCTCCGAACTCCTGGCCGACGAGGCCCTCCAGAATCGTTACCTCGGGGTCGCGTGA
- a CDS encoding heavy metal translocating P-type ATPase: MSERHDHHDPAEDREPAHHGGAHAATAAMDAHQGHDHDTHGGNVDHGDHGHHHGSANQRSEHQHAEHGQHGEHAGHAGHGGHGGHSGHGDHGDHVGQFRRLFWIMLALGAPVVAFNDMFAMILGYQPPDMAWVPWVSPILGTVVYLWGGQPFLAGAWSEITSRKPGMMLLIGLAITVAFVASWGSSLGLLGHELNFWWELALLVVIMLLGHWIEMRSLAQTTSALDSLAALLPDEAERVEGDEIVTVAPSELTLGDVVVVRPGGSVPADGRIIEGTASIDESMVTGESHPVRRTEGEQVVAGTVATDSGLRVQVTAVGDETALAGIQRLVTDAQNSSSRAQRLADTAAAWLFWFALGAGVITAAMWTLFGMPDAAVVRTITVLVIACPHALGLAIPLVVSIATERAARGGVLVKDRLALESIRTVDTVLFDKTGTLTKGEPTVTGVEVVDGHDENEVLALAAAAESDSEHPLARAIVNAARARELTVAKATGFESSPAVGVTATVAGRTVRVGGPAMLREENGSEQSVAAEWRTEGAIILHVVADGAVVGALRLADEIREESRQAVDALHARGVQVVMITGDAEAVARSVAGELGIDRVFAGVRPEDKSAKVEELRKEGRRVAMVGDGVNDAPALAQADVGIAIGAGTDVAIASAGVILASDDPRSVLSVIELSRASYRKMKQNLWWAAGYNLLSVPLAAGVLAPVGFVLPMSVGAILMSASTVVVALNAQLLRRLDLRPEASVGDAKAHALAG, from the coding sequence ATGAGTGAGCGACACGATCACCACGACCCGGCGGAAGACCGCGAACCCGCGCACCACGGCGGCGCACACGCGGCGACCGCCGCGATGGACGCGCACCAGGGTCACGACCACGACACACACGGTGGGAACGTCGACCATGGCGACCACGGTCACCACCACGGGTCGGCGAACCAACGGTCCGAGCACCAGCACGCGGAGCACGGCCAGCACGGGGAGCACGCGGGCCACGCCGGGCATGGTGGCCACGGTGGACACAGCGGGCATGGAGATCACGGGGACCACGTGGGGCAGTTCCGGCGCCTGTTCTGGATCATGCTCGCCCTCGGCGCCCCGGTCGTGGCGTTCAACGACATGTTCGCGATGATCCTCGGCTACCAACCGCCGGACATGGCCTGGGTTCCCTGGGTCTCGCCGATCCTCGGCACCGTGGTCTACCTGTGGGGCGGGCAGCCGTTCCTCGCCGGGGCGTGGAGCGAGATCACCAGTCGCAAGCCGGGCATGATGCTCCTCATCGGGCTCGCGATCACCGTCGCCTTCGTCGCCTCGTGGGGCTCCAGCCTGGGCCTGCTCGGGCACGAACTGAACTTCTGGTGGGAGCTCGCGCTCCTGGTCGTGATCATGCTGCTCGGCCACTGGATCGAGATGCGGTCGCTGGCCCAGACCACGTCCGCGTTGGACTCGCTGGCGGCGCTGCTCCCGGACGAGGCCGAGCGGGTCGAGGGCGACGAGATCGTCACGGTCGCCCCGTCCGAGCTGACGCTCGGGGACGTCGTGGTGGTCCGCCCCGGTGGGTCGGTTCCCGCCGACGGCCGCATCATCGAAGGCACCGCCAGCATCGACGAGTCGATGGTGACGGGCGAGTCCCACCCGGTCCGGCGGACCGAGGGCGAACAGGTGGTCGCCGGAACGGTCGCGACCGACTCAGGGCTGCGTGTCCAGGTCACCGCCGTGGGGGACGAGACCGCCCTCGCCGGAATCCAACGCCTGGTCACCGACGCCCAGAACTCCTCCTCCCGTGCCCAGCGCCTCGCCGACACCGCCGCCGCCTGGCTCTTCTGGTTCGCGCTCGGGGCCGGCGTCATCACCGCCGCGATGTGGACGCTGTTCGGTATGCCGGACGCGGCCGTGGTGCGGACCATCACGGTGCTGGTCATCGCCTGCCCACACGCCCTCGGGCTCGCCATCCCGCTGGTGGTCTCCATCGCCACCGAGCGCGCGGCGCGCGGCGGTGTCCTCGTCAAGGACCGTCTCGCCCTGGAGAGCATACGGACCGTCGACACCGTGCTGTTCGACAAGACCGGCACCCTCACCAAGGGCGAGCCGACCGTGACCGGGGTCGAGGTCGTCGATGGCCACGACGAGAACGAGGTCCTCGCCCTCGCGGCCGCGGCCGAGTCCGACAGCGAACACCCCCTGGCTCGGGCGATCGTCAATGCGGCGCGGGCCCGGGAGCTGACGGTCGCCAAGGCGACCGGGTTCGAGTCCTCGCCGGCGGTGGGCGTCACCGCGACGGTGGCGGGGCGCACCGTCCGCGTCGGCGGGCCCGCGATGTTGCGGGAGGAGAACGGCTCCGAGCAGTCGGTCGCCGCGGAGTGGCGCACCGAGGGCGCGATCATCCTCCACGTCGTGGCCGACGGCGCGGTGGTCGGTGCGTTGCGCCTCGCCGACGAGATCCGTGAGGAGTCCCGCCAGGCCGTGGACGCCCTGCACGCACGCGGCGTCCAGGTCGTGATGATCACCGGCGACGCCGAGGCGGTCGCGCGGTCCGTCGCCGGTGAGCTCGGGATCGACCGGGTCTTCGCCGGAGTGCGGCCGGAGGACAAGTCCGCCAAGGTCGAGGAACTGCGGAAGGAGGGCCGCCGCGTCGCGATGGTCGGGGACGGCGTCAACGACGCGCCCGCCCTCGCCCAGGCCGACGTGGGGATCGCGATCGGCGCCGGTACCGACGTCGCCATCGCGTCCGCCGGGGTGATCCTCGCCAGCGACGACCCGCGGTCGGTGCTCTCGGTGATCGAGCTCTCCCGGGCCAGCTACCGCAAGATGAAGCAGAACCTCTGGTGGGCCGCGGGCTACAACCTGCTTTCGGTGCCGCTGGCGGCCGGCGTGCTGGCGCCCGTCGGGTTCGTCCTCCCGATGTCCGTCGGCGCGATCCTGATGTCGGCCTCGACCGTGGTGGTCGCGCTGAACGCCCAACTCCTGCGGCGTCTGGACCTCCGCCCCGAGGCCAGCGTGGGGGACGCCAAGGCGCACGCCCTGGCCGGCTAG
- a CDS encoding transcriptional regulator, producing MPPSTSTDGFDSTIHAPQRLRICALLDASDRAEFGFVQEQLQVSASVLSKHVSVLMDSGYLEQTKFVRNARQRVWLRLTPTGRTAYRDHVAALRAIVEQAGS from the coding sequence ATGCCCCCGTCCACGTCCACTGACGGGTTCGACTCCACGATCCACGCCCCACAGCGTCTGCGCATCTGCGCGCTGCTGGACGCCAGCGACCGCGCCGAGTTCGGTTTCGTCCAGGAACAACTCCAGGTCAGCGCGTCGGTTCTCAGTAAGCACGTGAGTGTGCTGATGGACTCCGGGTACTTGGAACAGACCAAGTTCGTTCGCAACGCACGCCAGCGCGTGTGGCTACGCCTCACCCCCACGGGCCGCACCGCCTACCGGGACCATGTCGCGGCCCTGCGCGCGATCGTGGAACAGGCGGGATCGTAG
- a CDS encoding proline dehydrogenase family protein, producing the protein MTERLAIRAASRYVAGTTLDHAVAVVGRLSATGVASSVDMFGEWVRDASTVDRVRDDYLALAGRLADLPANTWISIDLSHLGLDIDPARCADYLTAITRAVPTGHRVQVGAEDARRADAVLDCVTATAAAGLGDRLGATVQANLRRSPRDVERLVDAGVHVRLVKGAFVEPASDALSYGEETDIAYLRLAHRLAERGAEFCLATHDGVVREALLAGLGPLPVEQLLGVRPEIRDDLVERGIPVRVYVPYGPDWFRYWMRRVAESRGA; encoded by the coding sequence ATGACCGAACGTCTGGCGATCCGGGCGGCGTCCCGGTACGTCGCGGGAACGACGCTGGACCACGCGGTCGCCGTCGTCGGACGCCTCAGCGCGACTGGGGTCGCGAGCAGCGTCGACATGTTCGGCGAGTGGGTGCGGGATGCCTCCACCGTCGACCGCGTCCGCGACGACTATCTCGCTCTCGCCGGACGCCTCGCCGACCTACCGGCCAACACGTGGATATCCATCGACCTCTCCCACCTTGGGCTGGACATCGACCCCGCCCGATGCGCGGACTACCTCACCGCCATCACCCGTGCGGTGCCCACGGGACACCGCGTCCAGGTCGGGGCGGAGGACGCGCGTCGCGCGGACGCCGTCCTGGACTGTGTGACAGCCACGGCCGCCGCGGGACTGGGTGACCGGCTCGGGGCGACGGTGCAAGCCAACCTGCGTCGCTCGCCAAGGGACGTGGAACGCCTCGTGGACGCCGGGGTCCACGTGCGGTTGGTGAAGGGCGCCTTCGTCGAGCCTGCGAGTGATGCGCTGTCCTACGGCGAGGAGACCGACATCGCCTACCTCCGTCTGGCACATCGACTAGCCGAACGCGGGGCCGAGTTCTGCCTGGCCACACACGACGGGGTGGTGCGTGAGGCGTTGTTGGCGGGCCTGGGGCCGTTGCCGGTGGAGCAGCTCCTCGGTGTCCGTCCCGAGATCCGCGACGACCTGGTCGAACGCGGGATTCCCGTGCGGGTGTACGTCCCCTACGGCCCGGACTGGTTCCGGTACTGGATGCGTCGTGTCGCGGAGTCCCGCGGGGCGTGA
- a CDS encoding nitroreductase/quinone reductase family protein — protein sequence MPNSAQNFNQRVIEEFRANHGRVGGMFEGARLLLLTTTGARSGEPHTTPLGYLHGESGEMIVIASAGGAPTHPAWYHNVRANPKVTVESDNFTYTAEARVLVGEERDTVFRRAAVADPGWQEYQDNAGRTLPVVALTMVDGGPNAEGGWGDALVAIHATFRRELALVRAEVAASGGSIGAQLRINCLSVCEGLHTHHHHEDAGVFPSLAEGNPELRPALERLGEEHKEIARLVDELQAVIREDDRTPAELLATVDRLIADLEAHLDYEEEHLVPVLNGLSLDG from the coding sequence GTGCCCAATTCCGCCCAGAATTTCAATCAGCGGGTCATCGAGGAGTTTCGCGCCAACCACGGTCGCGTTGGTGGAATGTTCGAGGGGGCTCGGCTGCTGCTGCTCACCACGACCGGTGCGCGCAGCGGCGAACCGCACACCACGCCACTCGGGTATCTCCACGGTGAGTCCGGCGAGATGATCGTCATCGCCTCGGCTGGTGGCGCTCCCACGCATCCCGCCTGGTACCACAACGTGCGGGCCAACCCGAAGGTGACGGTCGAAAGCGACAACTTCACCTACACCGCGGAGGCGCGCGTGCTGGTGGGGGAGGAACGCGACACCGTGTTCAGGCGGGCGGCCGTCGCCGATCCGGGCTGGCAGGAGTACCAGGACAACGCCGGACGGACGCTGCCCGTCGTGGCGCTCACCATGGTCGACGGTGGCCCGAACGCCGAAGGGGGGTGGGGGGACGCGCTCGTCGCCATCCACGCCACGTTCCGACGGGAGCTCGCCCTGGTGCGGGCGGAGGTGGCGGCCTCCGGGGGGTCGATCGGCGCGCAACTGCGGATCAACTGTCTCTCCGTGTGCGAGGGGCTGCACACGCACCACCACCACGAGGACGCCGGAGTGTTCCCCTCCTTGGCGGAGGGCAACCCCGAACTACGACCCGCCCTGGAGCGTCTCGGCGAGGAACACAAGGAGATCGCGCGGTTGGTGGACGAACTACAGGCCGTGATCCGGGAGGACGATCGCACGCCCGCTGAGCTGCTGGCGACCGTTGATCGGTTGATCGCCGACCTGGAGGCGCACCTGGACTACGAGGAGGAGCACCTCGTCCCCGTCCTCAACGGTCTCTCGCTGGACGGCTAG
- a CDS encoding winged helix DNA-binding domain-containing protein: MSHTAQRLTARQLNRATLHRQMLLSRADLPVVPAVEHLLGLNAQDPNPPYLALWSRLTAFRIQDLTEGIESHALVRSTMMRATQHLVSTADFPFLRAALAPLLRRVQRTAFGSRTRGVDLEALVTEAREILAAEKVLTRPMLGRLLAQSRPGVEPSALGWSVQYLLPLIHPAPSGTWNVRGATPFALADWTGVRSAATKEDVRRLVHRYLAAFGPASVPDARVWSGAPGLREVFAELRPELRVFRDEEGRELYDLPDAPLPPEDTPAPVRLLPEFDATVLAHADRRRVMTDEVRALVCDGAAVAATVLVDGTVAGTWTRTSGKDTAAVTVRAIRPLTEEERANIESEAHRLLGFTDPDAGEWDVRVSPAA, translated from the coding sequence ATGTCCCACACGGCCCAGCGGCTCACCGCGCGTCAACTCAACCGTGCCACCCTGCACCGGCAGATGCTGCTCTCCCGGGCCGACCTGCCCGTCGTCCCAGCGGTCGAACACCTGCTGGGACTGAACGCGCAGGACCCCAACCCGCCGTACCTGGCCCTGTGGAGCCGCCTCACCGCGTTCCGGATCCAGGACCTCACCGAGGGCATCGAAAGCCACGCCCTGGTGCGGTCGACGATGATGCGGGCCACCCAGCACCTGGTATCGACGGCGGACTTCCCGTTCCTCCGCGCCGCGTTGGCACCTCTGCTGCGGCGGGTCCAACGCACCGCGTTCGGCTCCCGCACTCGGGGCGTCGACCTCGAGGCGCTGGTCACCGAGGCCCGCGAGATCCTCGCCGCGGAGAAGGTGTTGACCCGGCCGATGCTGGGCCGGCTGCTGGCACAGAGTCGGCCCGGCGTCGAACCCTCGGCCTTGGGCTGGAGCGTGCAGTACCTGTTGCCCCTCATCCACCCGGCCCCCAGCGGGACCTGGAACGTGCGGGGCGCCACCCCGTTCGCCCTCGCCGACTGGACCGGTGTGCGTTCGGCCGCCACGAAGGAAGACGTGCGCCGGCTCGTGCACCGGTATCTGGCGGCCTTCGGCCCGGCGAGCGTGCCCGATGCCCGTGTCTGGTCGGGCGCGCCGGGGCTACGCGAGGTGTTCGCGGAGCTTCGCCCCGAGCTACGGGTCTTCCGGGACGAGGAGGGAAGGGAGCTCTACGATCTCCCCGACGCGCCGCTGCCCCCGGAGGACACTCCCGCGCCGGTCCGACTCCTGCCCGAGTTCGACGCGACCGTGCTCGCGCACGCGGACCGCCGACGTGTCATGACCGACGAGGTGCGGGCGCTGGTGTGCGACGGGGCGGCGGTCGCGGCGACGGTGTTGGTCGACGGCACGGTGGCGGGAACCTGGACGCGAACCTCCGGCAAGGACACGGCGGCCGTCACCGTGCGTGCGATCCGCCCTCTGACCGAAGAGGAACGCGCGAACATCGAGTCGGAGGCGCACCGGCTGCTGGGGTTCACCGACCCCGACGCGGGGGAGTGGGACGTGCGCGTGTCGCCGGCGGCCTGA
- a CDS encoding DoxX family protein: protein MVPFAVFLVATLLFRGLGAGGVARFAQWRVSAAHGLSVMLLVTAAAHFVPSSVTVMPNHADMVALVPPQVPFPEVAVIATGGLEVAAAVGLVMDRTRRWAGMGIALLFLVMFPANVYAALDPAQVDATPLWIRAPQQAVYVAVALWVAGATRWMPRTGQRRASDTADDPATAAVGSVRQ, encoded by the coding sequence ATGGTGCCGTTCGCCGTGTTTCTGGTGGCGACACTTCTGTTCCGCGGGCTCGGTGCCGGGGGAGTCGCCCGCTTCGCCCAGTGGCGCGTCAGTGCCGCGCATGGTCTCTCCGTCATGCTGCTGGTGACCGCGGCGGCCCACTTCGTGCCTTCGTCGGTGACCGTGATGCCGAACCACGCCGACATGGTCGCCCTGGTGCCGCCCCAGGTGCCGTTCCCCGAGGTGGCCGTGATCGCGACCGGCGGTCTCGAGGTCGCGGCAGCCGTCGGCCTCGTGATGGACCGGACGCGGCGCTGGGCGGGCATGGGGATCGCGTTGTTGTTCCTCGTGATGTTCCCGGCCAACGTCTACGCCGCGCTCGACCCCGCGCAGGTGGACGCCACGCCCCTGTGGATCCGGGCGCCACAGCAGGCCGTCTACGTCGCCGTCGCGCTCTGGGTCGCCGGCGCGACTCGATGGATGCCCCGCACGGGTCAACGGAGGGCGTCAGACACCGCGGATGATCCCGCCACCGCTGCCGTCGGTTCCGTGCGCCAGTGA
- a CDS encoding Lrp/AsnC family transcriptional regulator — translation MRPVSSPPRATPDVPLDQIDREILRILQGNGRAPYREIARELGVSEGTVRNRVNRLQSDGVLTIAAITDQFALGYRVTAFCLIRVQVGYQASVVEELSRWDDVIYVSSCTGRADLYIQVVCRDHEHLWELLTQRLPSVEGVADVETFQEIKLHKVSYVYPNFGEGAAGPVSE, via the coding sequence GTGAGACCGGTCAGCAGCCCGCCGCGGGCCACACCCGACGTGCCACTGGACCAGATCGACCGCGAGATCCTGCGGATCCTCCAGGGCAACGGGCGCGCACCCTACCGCGAGATCGCCCGCGAGCTCGGGGTCTCCGAAGGAACGGTCCGTAACCGGGTCAACCGACTGCAGTCGGACGGCGTGCTCACCATCGCCGCCATCACCGACCAGTTCGCCCTCGGCTACCGGGTGACCGCCTTCTGCCTGATCCGGGTCCAGGTCGGATACCAGGCGTCGGTGGTCGAGGAGCTCTCCCGGTGGGACGACGTCATCTACGTCTCCTCCTGCACCGGTCGGGCCGACCTCTACATCCAGGTCGTGTGTCGGGACCACGAACACCTCTGGGAGCTGCTGACCCAGCGCCTGCCGTCCGTCGAGGGCGTCGCGGACGTCGAGACGTTCCAGGAGATCAAGCTGCACAAGGTCTCCTACGTCTACCCCAACTTCGGCGAGGGCGCCGCCGGCCCCGTGTCGGAGTGA
- a CDS encoding mycofactocin-coupled SDR family oxidoreductase: MTGRVAGKVAFITGVARGQGRSHAVRLAEEGADVIGTDICGPVGATSDYYPPATREDLAETVRQVEALGRRIIVREADVRDYEATKRALDEGVAELGRLNVVVANAGIFQFGDQVHLTSAEAWRDTIDVNLTGVFNTCKAALPHLHEADRGGSIVLISSDAGFKGMPNIGHYVASKHGVIGLMRTLALENAEHAIRVNAVCPTNCDTDMIQNEPMYKLFLPAHDKPTRDEFAEVAATMTALPVPWVDARDISNAVLFLASEEARYVTGVALPVDAGVAVK; encoded by the coding sequence ATGACAGGACGGGTCGCCGGCAAGGTCGCGTTCATCACGGGTGTCGCGCGGGGGCAGGGGCGCAGCCACGCCGTGCGTCTCGCCGAGGAGGGCGCGGACGTCATCGGCACGGACATCTGTGGCCCCGTGGGAGCGACCTCCGACTACTATCCGCCGGCCACACGGGAGGATCTCGCCGAGACCGTCCGTCAGGTCGAGGCCCTCGGGCGACGCATCATCGTCCGCGAGGCCGACGTCCGTGACTACGAGGCGACGAAACGCGCCCTGGACGAGGGCGTCGCCGAACTCGGGCGGCTGAACGTCGTCGTCGCGAACGCCGGGATCTTCCAGTTCGGTGACCAGGTACACCTGACCTCCGCGGAGGCCTGGCGCGACACCATCGACGTCAACCTCACCGGCGTCTTCAACACCTGCAAGGCAGCCCTCCCGCACCTGCACGAGGCCGACCGCGGTGGCTCGATCGTCCTCATCTCCTCCGACGCCGGCTTCAAGGGGATGCCGAACATCGGGCACTACGTCGCCTCCAAGCACGGCGTCATCGGACTCATGCGCACTCTCGCGCTGGAGAACGCCGAGCACGCGATCCGGGTCAACGCCGTGTGCCCCACCAACTGCGACACCGACATGATCCAGAACGAGCCGATGTACAAGCTGTTCCTCCCCGCGCACGACAAGCCCACGCGTGACGAGTTCGCCGAGGTGGCCGCGACGATGACCGCCCTGCCCGTTCCCTGGGTGGACGCCAGGGACATCTCTAACGCGGTGCTCTTCCTCGCCTCCGAGGAGGCGCGCTACGTCACCGGCGTGGCCCTCCCGGTGGACGCCGGCGTCGCCGTGAAGTAG
- a CDS encoding SRPBCC domain-containing protein, with protein sequence MNDTLDRIERQVDIAAPAQRVWELISRPGWFINDGTIVDHETEDLGDGLHRVHVRPFGDFQVRTLTLDPPRYAAFRWLSGKGENAGEDGSTLVEFRIEEHADSGVSLHVTESGFSTLSVSESERRRKVEENTAGWEEELGLARVLLESPTNGGQ encoded by the coding sequence GTGAACGACACACTGGACCGAATCGAACGTCAGGTGGACATCGCCGCGCCCGCCCAGCGGGTCTGGGAGCTGATCTCCCGACCGGGCTGGTTCATCAACGACGGCACCATCGTCGACCACGAGACCGAGGACCTCGGGGACGGTCTGCACCGGGTCCACGTCCGCCCGTTCGGCGACTTCCAGGTCCGCACCCTCACACTGGACCCGCCCCGCTACGCGGCGTTCCGGTGGTTGAGCGGCAAGGGGGAGAACGCCGGCGAGGACGGGTCGACGCTGGTCGAGTTCCGGATCGAGGAGCACGCCGACTCCGGCGTCTCGCTCCACGTGACGGAGAGCGGCTTCTCGACGCTGTCGGTGTCGGAGAGCGAACGACGCCGGAAGGTGGAGGAGAACACCGCGGGCTGGGAAGAGGAGCTGGGCCTGGCCCGCGTCCTCCTCGAATCCCCGACCAACGGAGGGCAGTGA
- a CDS encoding ArsR/SmtB family transcription factor, producing MTDSPQLTTTFAALADETRWAVLQRVGRSPASASELSQEFPVSRQAIVKHLDVLREVGLVEADRHGRAVVFHAVGARLNELGHDLRRMAAVWDRRLAAIKRSAEAPD from the coding sequence ATGACCGACTCCCCCCAACTCACCACCACCTTCGCGGCCTTGGCCGACGAGACGCGGTGGGCGGTCCTCCAGCGGGTGGGGCGCTCCCCCGCGTCGGCCTCGGAACTCAGCCAGGAGTTCCCGGTGTCGCGTCAGGCGATCGTGAAGCACCTCGACGTCCTGCGGGAGGTCGGACTGGTGGAGGCCGACCGGCACGGGCGCGCGGTCGTGTTCCACGCGGTGGGTGCCCGCCTGAACGAACTCGGGCACGACCTACGGCGCATGGCCGCCGTGTGGGATCGCCGTCTCGCCGCCATCAAGAGGAGCGCGGAGGCCCCCGACTGA
- a CDS encoding ABC transporter ATP-binding protein, translating into MTEALRVSGVSKTLGRHPALQGVELTVRTGEVYGLLGPNGAGKTTLMKTIAGLLRQESGTISVFGRPLGSESRRGLGTLIDGPGLWPRMNAEEHVRVHARLRGVPEEWGRAALHTVGMADIARRRVSAYSLGMRWRLGIALALVARPRLLVLDEPTNGLDPIGMRDMRELLRRLAENGITAFVSSHQLDQIARTCDRVGVLVAGSTHYEGPLSGLASDGDLEQGFLDLVTRAGTALR; encoded by the coding sequence ATGACCGAAGCGTTGCGCGTCTCCGGAGTCAGTAAGACCCTGGGCCGGCATCCCGCCCTCCAGGGTGTCGAGCTCACCGTGCGTACCGGTGAGGTCTACGGACTGCTGGGGCCAAACGGTGCCGGCAAGACCACCCTGATGAAGACCATCGCGGGGCTGCTCCGGCAGGAGTCCGGTACGATCTCGGTCTTCGGGCGGCCGTTGGGCAGCGAGTCCCGCCGTGGCCTCGGCACCCTGATCGACGGACCGGGACTGTGGCCACGGATGAACGCCGAGGAGCACGTACGGGTCCACGCACGGCTCCGCGGTGTTCCCGAGGAGTGGGGTCGTGCGGCGCTCCACACCGTCGGGATGGCCGACATCGCCAGGCGGCGCGTCTCCGCCTACTCGCTGGGGATGCGCTGGCGGCTGGGCATCGCGCTCGCGCTCGTGGCGCGCCCACGACTCCTGGTGCTGGACGAGCCCACCAACGGGCTCGACCCCATCGGTATGCGGGACATGCGCGAGCTGCTGCGCCGGCTCGCGGAGAACGGCATCACCGCCTTCGTGTCCAGCCACCAGCTTGACCAGATCGCGCGCACCTGCGACCGAGTCGGCGTGCTCGTCGCGGGAAGCACCCACTACGAGGGCCCCCTCAGCGGCCTCGCCTCCGACGGTGACCTGGAGCAGGGCTTCCTCGACCTCGTCACCCGGGCGGGCACCGCGCTTCGTTAG
- a CDS encoding ABC-2 family transporter permease, whose protein sequence is MTGSTQGPAGAARTAAPTEGATDAPSVGTVFGTELLRARRGFPLWFSIGLPTALILPLGLVSAFAPEARENAVWEIWLRVVLMFWGILLPMGAALYAGVSVRQDDDARRLLYSYAFPRGRLLLGKYLALATLGLLSSLLLVVLLTGLALGFGELDTMARVVMGSLLPWAAGLGTLALCLVIAHAWGFTATMCTGVAGMMFGALLADKVVWWLIPLAWPMRMVVPIAGVEASGVPLPDTHPLHDMTVVPIGIGLSLTLAVVLLAVGARHVKRKEL, encoded by the coding sequence ATGACAGGATCGACGCAAGGGCCGGCCGGCGCCGCGAGGACGGCCGCACCCACGGAGGGCGCCACGGACGCGCCTTCCGTGGGCACCGTGTTCGGGACCGAGTTGCTGCGGGCGCGGCGAGGTTTCCCGCTGTGGTTCAGCATCGGTCTCCCCACGGCACTCATCCTCCCGCTCGGGCTGGTCTCCGCCTTCGCGCCGGAGGCCCGGGAGAACGCGGTGTGGGAGATCTGGCTGCGGGTGGTGCTCATGTTCTGGGGCATCCTCCTGCCGATGGGCGCCGCCTTGTACGCCGGCGTGTCCGTGCGCCAGGACGACGACGCCCGCCGCCTCCTCTACTCCTACGCCTTTCCCCGCGGTCGCCTGCTCCTGGGCAAGTACCTCGCGCTCGCGACGCTGGGGCTGCTGTCCTCCCTCCTCCTCGTGGTGCTTCTGACCGGGCTCGCCCTCGGGTTCGGCGAACTCGACACCATGGCGCGGGTGGTCATGGGCAGCCTCCTGCCCTGGGCGGCCGGCCTGGGGACACTCGCGTTGTGCCTCGTCATCGCGCACGCCTGGGGCTTCACCGCGACGATGTGCACGGGCGTGGCCGGGATGATGTTCGGCGCGTTGCTCGCCGACAAGGTCGTCTGGTGGTTGATCCCGCTGGCCTGGCCGATGCGCATGGTCGTGCCCATCGCCGGGGTCGAGGCGTCCGGGGTGCCGCTTCCCGACACCCATCCGCTGCACGACATGACCGTCGTACCGATCGGGATCGGGCTCTCACTCACTCTCGCGGTCGTCCTGCTGGCGGTCGGCGCGCGCCACGTCAAGCGGAAGGAACTGTGA